In Williamwhitmania taraxaci, the following are encoded in one genomic region:
- the folB gene encoding dihydroneopterin aldolase, whose product MGLISVENMEFYAFHGCFAAEAIVGNRFLVDLWIEEDASKSAETDNIDDAVSYFHAYQIVKQQMMIRSNLLENVGQRILDALYREMIGIKYAKVKVSKMAPPMGGPIERVSLTMER is encoded by the coding sequence ATGGGCTTGATTTCAGTTGAAAACATGGAGTTTTACGCCTTCCATGGCTGCTTTGCAGCCGAAGCGATAGTTGGAAATCGTTTTTTAGTAGACCTTTGGATTGAGGAAGATGCATCGAAGTCGGCAGAAACCGATAATATTGATGATGCGGTGAGCTATTTCCATGCTTACCAAATTGTAAAGCAGCAGATGATGATTCGTTCCAATCTGTTGGAAAATGTCGGTCAACGTATTTTGGATGCTCTATATCGAGAGATGATCGGAATAAAGTATGCTAAGGTAAAGGTATCCAAGATGGCCCCTCCTATGGGTGGTCCTATCGAGAGGGTTAGTTTAACCATGGAGCGATAG
- a CDS encoding cysteine-rich CWC family protein, which yields MQLFDCYCQSEYKKCWCSDVQLSTELLVYLKSSYQNCLCPNCIKEFLENGIPNPLEDSKK from the coding sequence ATGCAATTGTTTGACTGCTATTGTCAAAGTGAGTATAAAAAATGCTGGTGCAGCGATGTTCAATTATCAACAGAGCTGCTGGTCTACTTAAAATCTAGCTATCAAAACTGCTTGTGTCCCAACTGCATTAAGGAGTTTTTAGAAAATGGCATTCCAAATCCTTTGGAAGATTCAAAAAAGTAA